In Mangifera indica cultivar Alphonso chromosome 14, CATAS_Mindica_2.1, whole genome shotgun sequence, the DNA window TTCATGTTACAGATTTACAACAGATAAGTAGTTGTTGTTTCTATGTtgtcttcctttttcttttgccTCCTTTGTctcaaaaattgaattaaatctctattatattttatgaatgtACTAAACTTTTAGTTGACATTACTTTCAAGTATGAATTCTATTATAGATGGTCTTTCTTTTATAGATTTGTCGTAAAATCTGTTGACATGGAGTGATTTCAGGTCAATCTTGAATATCTGGGACGGGTTGTCTTCAACACTGATGGCATACTATACCCTGACAGTGTGGTTGGGACTGATTCTCATACAACCATGATTGATGGGTTAGGAGTTGCTGGCTGGGGTGTCGGAGGTATTGAAGCAGAGGCAGCAATGCTTGGCCAGGTAAATAATACCATGAAAATTCGCCAATGTTGTTTATTTCCAGTGTTGAATCAGgatgattttgtgtttttcatGATATCATGGTAAGAAATGACTGTGTTTGTTGTGAAGCtttcaatacattttttatactaatttatTAGATAGATTTGAGTGACTtgaaattagattattttaaagaaataatttactGAAATATGGATTAGCTGCTGGttctcaatattttttttcaggATTTAATGTGTGCTTAAGTGGTTTTATATAATTGCAAGTATAAGTCCTTTTACCTTTTGTTTTAGGGCAGTACTTCTAGTTCTCCCCTATTAAACTATTGTGGTCCTTGTAACAAGGCTATGGAGATCTTTAGGTTCAGTGAAAGTGGAGTGTAGGAACGTGAAAGTGTGTGAAAAGGGCTGGCCTCCTAGtatataataatgaaatgacttttacaagttaattttttttattcaattatcttTCTATTAATTCCTTCTCTCGAAATTCATTGTCCTGCTCATTCTCTTTCTATTGAGTATGAATGCACTTGTAGAATTGTTTTGTTGCAGTTTCTGTTTCTGATGTTATGTTTCTGTTTCTGACAGCCTATGAGCATGGTGTTGCCTGGTGTTGTTGGGTTCAAGCTCTCTGGAAAGTTGCACAGTGGGGTCACAGCTACTGACCTGGTTCTAACTGTGACACAAATGCTAAGGAAACATGGTGTTGTTGGCAAATTTGTTGAGTTCTATGgtaatttaatttcatggagCTGAACTGAGCTTATGCTTATTTGCGATGCATCAGTACCTATCTAATATTAGTTTTCATGTTTGTATGCACGTTTAGGGGATGGTATGGGCGAACTTTCACTAGCTGATAGGGCCACTATTGCTAATATGTCTCCTGAATATGGTGCAACCATGGGGTTCTTCCCTGTAGATCATGTTACTTTACAATATCTCAAGTTGACTGGAAGGAGTGATGAAACAGTgagtatattaatttattagggTGGCTGCAActgtaaaatttaaaacagtatatggcttaattttcttttaatttaggTGGAAATGATAGAAGGTTATCTCCGAGCAAATAAAATGTTTGTTGACTATAATGAGGTAAGatttgttttccctttcttttcctaatttttatattcagCATGAGCCAGCcagtctttttttaatattttttcctcaCCTGTAAAAATTCAGCCCCAGCAAGAAAGAGTGTACTCTTCATACCTGGAACTGAACCTTGCTGATGTTGAACCTTGTATTTCGGGACCAAAGAGGTGTGTGCTTAGTGCCTTCTATTGATTTTTGAACTCCCATTTGTAAATACTATCCCTTTCTGGATAGCCTCTTTTAACTGCTGATTTTTTGCAGACCTCATGATCGTGTCCCTTTGAAGGAAATGAAGGCAGATTGGCATTCATGTCTTGACAATAAAGTTGGATTCAAGGTATATCTTATGCCCATCAAAGTGTTTTTATGTTGCAGCccacttaatataaatgttgtgtTGATTATGCTTTATTGAGGTTGTATGGTAAATTctgttttattttacttttatcatgTTTTTAGTAAAGGTACCATTATTCTAAAAGTCTTATTATAATGCAGGGCTTTGCTGTACCTAAAGAGGCACAGGAAAAAGTGGCCAAATTTTCTTTCCACGGACAACCAGCAGAGCTTAAGCATGGAAGTGTTGTAATTGCTGCAATTACAAGTTGCACCAATACATCAAACCCCAGTGTGATGCTTGGTGCTGGTCTTGTTGCTAAAAAGGCTTGTGAACTTGGTCTACAAGTAAGCATTTTGTCAGATATATTGTGCATATCAGATTCTTGTTCtcagtttcttcttcttcttttttttttttgcctgcAATTGATGCAAAAGCTAATGTATTATGCTGGCACTTTTGTGCTGAATGCTTAATTAATTGTTCACCAGGTCAAACCTTGGGTAAAGACAAGTCTTGCCCCAGGCTCAGGAGTCGTTACTAAATATCTAAGTGCAAGGTATTTCATAAAATCTATAAGAATAATAGTTTtggggaaaatgttattaattatttctaaaaagAATTATTGCTTTATTTCTGTATTCAATGAGGAAAAGGAAgtctaaaattttggttttctgTGGTGCAGTGGActgcaaaaatatttaaatcagcAGGGATTCAATATTGTTGGATATGGCTGCACTACATGTATTGGAAATTCTGGAGAATTAGATGAATCTGTTGCCTCCGCTATTTCAGAGAATGGTATGAAATTTAGTCGTAAATTCTCTGTAATTAAGGCCGCATATAATCCATGACACTTTAGCTTTATCatattaacttattatttaagTCTTTTTCACAAGTTTTGTCCTTTTACATTTAGTTTCTAAACTTTCCCAACTAAATTAGTTCTTGTCTTTGTGCAGACATTGTGGCTGCAGCCGTGCTTTCTGGAAACAGGAATTTTGAGGGTCGTGTTCATGCCTTGACAAGAGCAAATTACCTTGCATCGCCTCCTCTTGTTGTTGCCTATGCCCTTGCTGGCACGGTATGTAGTTGCATTTGATCATGACTTCCAAGTTTTTTCCGTATTCAGAAGAATTAATACAGTATTTTCCTAAATTTCAAAGTGGATACTATAAAAACTCAGAAAGATGGGTATAGACTTGGCTGGTTAGGTGATTAATCATATGAGAATCGAAAATTGCAGTAATCTCTTGTTTCTATGTGAGTGAAAGGAACCTTTTATTTCATGTCAACTAGGTAACATGTGACCTTTTTCCAGGTTGACATAGATTTCGAGAAGGAGCCAATTGGAACTGACAAGGATGGTAAGAGTGTTTATTTCAAAGATATCTGGCCAACTACTGAAGAAATTGCAGAGGTAGGTGATCTCACATTTGCATGTGATGTATCTGAATTACATTATCTAATATTTGACCatcttaatgaaataaattattctgTTGCCTTATAGGTTGTTCAATCCAGTGTGCTGCCTGATATGTTTAAAAGTACTTATGAGTCTATCACAAAGGGCAACCCCATGTGGAATCAGCTATCAGTACCAGGTGGTACCTTGTACTCATGGGATCCCAACTCTACCTACATCCATGAGCCCCCATACTTCAAGGACATGACTATGGATCCTCCCGGAGCTCATGGAGTCAAGGATGCTTACTGCTTGCTGAACTTTGGTGATAGTATCACAACAGATCACATTTCTCCTGCAGGAAGCATCCACAAAGACAGTCCAGCTGCAAAGTATCTCCTTGAGCGTGCAGTAGAGCGCAAGGACTTCAACTCTTATGGTAGTCGTCGTGGCAATGATGAAGTGATGGCTAGGGGAACTTTTGCAAATATTCGCATTGTTAACAAGCTTTTGAATGGGGAAGTGGGCCCAAAGACTATCCATGTGCCATCTGGGGAGAAACTGTATGTATTTGATGCTGCAATGGTAAGCCCCTCAATATCACATCctcatacaatttttttcttgatagtattttctctaatttatgAGTCAAGCCGTGTCTGATCCCCATGAATGGGGATTAAATTTGTCCTTCTGAGTCTCTCTGTTTGTGAGGTAAATATGCACTTGGTAGAGACTATTAGTTGACATTTGGACCCTGATTTCTTGgcttattatatattaagtgaTAATACCCTTGTACAAGAATGTACTCTCGTCCATGCATCTTGTGAGAAATGTTAACACTGCATCAGGTAGTTAATTCCATTATTGTTGACACTGAAGGCCCTGCAATCTGTGTTTCTCTGAATTGCATTATTTATGAGTACAGAAAGAGTATAAAAGACCAAAGTCAATAATGTCAGAATGCCCATTATGATACATCTGTATCTTAAATCAGAGTTAATTTTGTAATCCTGAACATTTGTTCTAAGCGAtctgcatttatttatttatttatttttcagaaaTACAAGACCGCTGGTCAAGACACAATTATTTTGGCTGGAGCTGAGTATGGAAGTGGAAGTTCCCGAGATTGGGCTGCCAAGGGTCCAATGTTGTTGGTGAGTATCTTATTTAAGCCATTTGAGTAAGCCCTCTATTTTCTTTCAAGTGTTTGTCTGGGTTTTGTCCTCGAGTAATTAAACCTCGTGTAACAGGGAGTTAAAGCTGTGATTGCCAAAAGTTTTGAGAGAATCCATAGGAGCAATTTGGTGGGAATGGGTATCATTCCACTCTGCTTCAAGACCGGTGAGGATGCAGACACGCTGGGTTTGACTGGTCATGAGCGCTATACAATTGATCTCCCAAGTAAGATCAGTGATATAAGGCCTGGCCAAGATGTGACTGTAACAACGGACACAGGAAAATCTTTTACCTGCACTGTCCGTTTCGACACTGAGGTACTTTCtatcctttaaatttgaaaacaactTCTTTTCAGTATCACACTTGAATATATGGAGAACTTAGTATGGGGTACACAATAATCTTGAAAAAAACAGGTAACATGGTCTGTCGATTGGTGAAGGAAGTTTTTAGATGGCTTCAGTAGTTCATCTACTATAttttacatcaataaatataCCTTAATTATGTAGTAGATAGCAGTGAAGTGCCATTCTGGAATAGCTTGAATCCTGcatattgatttttttcctaTGTAGTGGTTTTTGCGTATTAACTTGGGTTGCAATTGCAGGTCGAATTGGCTTACTTCAACCATGGAGGTATTCTTCCATATGTTATTCGGAACCTGATTCAGCAGTAAACCACTGCATTGTTAATTAACGCTCTTGCTTTCATCCAAGGGAACTTTTCACTGTAGAACGTGAGAAGGGAATAAACTTCCAAATAATAGATAAAAGGGAGCTGAGGTATTTTTTTGGGAACACTTCCTGGTCGAATATTTGGCCTGCGCacaagaaattatttttgtaatataatttgTCTTCTGTTTGAGTTTGGTGATTGGTTTTGCATTATGGTTATGGACTATTACCCAAAGTTTCCATTCCTGGTAGAGTTCCTCAACCGAGCttctttgaaagaaaaatttacaGAATAGCAACGAGAAACTTAGATTAAACTGGATAAAGAGTTGAATATTTTTGCCTAGAACTATAATCACACAGGGTAGAGTCAAATACTGTTGACTCAAACCCAGTTTAATCGGTTTATGCAAGGGTTTAAGATTAAGATAGAAACTATTGACCAGGGTTGAATTTGAGCCAAGGCGAGTTAGGATTCAGTTTAATTTGCATAAAATCGAGTTTAAACTCGCTTTAAAggaattcgagtttgactcatttcaaaggagttaagtttgagtttgagttttttacttaacttattattaaaatgatgttttaatacatatcggttaaaatgatattattttatattaaattttttaagtttgtgagTTTGATGAGTTAAATATCTTAaagctcaagtttgaatttgaaaatattgatcTTTCAAGTtgtagtttgagtttaaactcgattgagttgagtttaaataaatttggtttgaatctaaTCAAAAGTATACAAGTTTCAAGGTCACTGAACGGACCCAAATTAAGAGCAAATAACAAGCGCAATTTgtaaattaagaagaaaagCGTATTTAATCCCATCAAGGATGAAAGCATATTTAATCCCATCACGAGAATCATCTGCTCTTAATTTTAGAAACTTCCGGGTTAGAAGGCCACATCAACAAAAAACTGGAAATCGAAACACCCAAGAGACTAGCAAGAGGCTGCAAAACAAACTAGCAGTGTGGTAAAACAAGCATCTACTTTTCATattagaaaacaaataaaacagcCAAAGGAGAGAATACTTATCCAATTGAATAAGCTATTAATAAATGGATTTTATCTtgactttaatttataataataagaaaaaaattaatttataatcgggtaattattaataataagaatcAAAACTTCTTGGAACTAACTGAAGCAGTATAAAAATGGGCATaagtgaaaaaaacaaaaaggtaaaataatatgatttatttgtacacatgattttattaaaaaatatacactaAACTCACAATGAAATATTACAATTTGTTTTCAAACAGAGGGATTAACAGTTTCTTTCTCCTCAGAGTTTGAAAGGATTTTCAGATGCATGATCCCGATCCATGTTCCTCTGGAATGCTTTTTAAAGCTGGCCTTCGGTTACCGTTGACACCGTCATCTTTATCATTCATTCTAAGTTGAGGGCGTCTCAACTTCATTACAGTCATCAGGTGGTCCAGAGAAGAGTAGTTCGTATCTTTTTTATACTTCAAAATTTGGTTCAACTCTCGTCGTGTCACCACAGCTTTAATTCTCAAAACCCCAGCTTTAGCCTCAACATGCCTCACTCTGAATCTCGCCGTCGTCGTCTTCTTCTTCCACTTACCGCTAACAAAGTACCTTTTCATTTTCAACCTTGAAGTTGTCAATTCTTGCAATGTTTTGATCGCTTCCATTTCCTTTTGTGATACATCTCTGTCAATTCTCAAGCAGTTCCCCATGATGGATGGATATTgagaagaaaacaagtataGAGATTGACAGGGTGAAAGACAAGCCTGAGGCATTAATATATAACTAAAGCACATAAACAAGCGCCTTTTACGGCGGATTTAAATGAAAGATGGATGGTATATTCTCTCGCCAGGGACAACTTTTGATACCCTTTTGTTTTATTATCCTGGCTACTAGATTGCGACATTATTAGGTGGcaaataaatgaatatgaaaatcAATTAGTTATGCAATAATTAGATTGCTTTAGATTCTAACAGGTCAATTCAAACCGTGCAAATGTTCAATTGAACAGAGACGTGGCATTCTAAGATTGGAGCCCTGTGTTTTGTTTATGCTTCCGTGTTGATATAGCTTAAAGATTTCCTTTTAGGGCCAATGATGGTAGTGGCTTCTCTTCTAGTGCTAGTAGTCCTTATTAAGGCTATATAAAACTTCATCTTTTCAATTCTATCAGGTACACGTGGCAAACAGCAAACAGTATTCCCTTTTATCTAAAGGAAAACTCCCAAAAGAATGGATGTATCCAGTAAACGAGGCATGTAATAACAAAAGACACGAAGGAAACTGTAATAGACGATAAGTTTGCAGCACAGGAGTTGGCTTTGAAGTCATGAAAAACCAACGGAAACTAACATGCGAAAAAGAAGCATACAACTATTTCAGTTGACGATTACTTCACCACTGTACACACACTGATTCCAAAACAACTCCGAGATCTATCTGCAAAAATTGACATCAACTGGGAGCCATTTAATCACCAGTTActgcaatttaaaaaaaactcgATAACCCAATAAATAAATCGAATAGAATGAGACAATACCTAGGAGCTGGATTCTTCCTCAGCCTCATCATGGACCTCAGAAGTGGATTTCCCAGAGTCCTCGGGCTTTTCATCAGCCCCACTGCCATTCTAATTCAAAACCCAAAAcggaaattagaaaaaacagaaaaataaatctcaaaGAGTATAAATGTGAAGATACTTGAAAGAAGAGCATTACAAGTTTTTTCTTGTGAGCTTCAGCAGCTCTCACATAATCTGCTTTCCTGCTTTTGGCCTTCTCAACATATGGAGCTTTGtcctaatataatattacctcatattatcataatttgttAGAAATTAGTTGCGAAAGTAGAACTGTATTTTTAATGAAGAACACTTGTATGCCAAGAAAGTAGTGAAATTATCCATACAGCATCAGACATTGACTTCCATTTTTGCCCACCGGCTTTCCCTACCTGCACATTCACAAATCTCTGTAGTCAATCTCTATCATGAAAGAATACATTTGTGTTTGGTTCTGTGAAAACTGAAGGAAATTAgaagtttgaaatttgaattccaCCCGTCGATCTATTGATATTGAATTTCTCAAGTAACAAAATCAAAAGGTTTCTAGTCTTGAGTACTGTTTTCCCCACGTATTCTCTAAGCAATCAAAGTACAAAGAGGATAAATAAACTAAATCTGAATTTAAATATCTCATTTATAAGTTATCCACCTCTAGTTTCGCATATTTTGATATTCAAACCTACAAACAGAATGCAAATAAGAAATCAAATGCAAAACAGAAAATGTATCGTCTGGTTCTTATTTCCGACTACTTTCCACGAGTTTCTTGGAGACAAAACAGGAGGTAGGAATTACGGAATTTGGAATCTTACAGCTGAAACAGATTTGTTATCAGGATGATTTTCTTTGAATGACCTTCTAAAGTCCTCCCTGTCATTCAACACAGGGAAAGATCATTTGTTACTATAAAAAAcagtgaaaaattaaaaacgaAATTAAAGAGTGCAAACTTACATGAAGATAAAGAAAGCACCGGGAGGACGCTTGGGAACATCAGAATCCTTCTTCCTCCTCGCTCTCTCCTTTGTAGTTTTGCTCTCTCCCTTGCGTTTCCTCAAAATTCTTCAACACATAGCAGGATCAACAACATAATTTTAAAGCAAAGACATATcgaaattcgaaaaaaataGTGAGATTACTTATCGCTGAATCAAACAAGAGGCAGAAA includes these proteins:
- the LOC123196110 gene encoding high mobility group B protein 3-like; amino-acid sequence: MFSLLQSSLAEEIMKGPRAVAIAHKKPDAEILRKRKGESKTTKERARRKKDSDVPKRPPGAFFIFMEDFRRSFKENHPDNKSVSAVGKAGGQKWKSMSDADKAPYVEKAKSRKADYVRAAEAHKKKLNGSGADEKPEDSGKSTSEVHDEAEEESSS
- the LOC123196109 gene encoding aconitate hydratase, cytoplasmic — encoded protein: MYITAATSASSLLRASRSRFISSLSSFKTSSSPPKVSPSSFITHRSPSLSSAGRSLRCSVPRWSHGVDWRSPLSLRAQIRTVSPIIDRLERTFTTMATEHAFKGILTSLPKPGGGEFGKFYSLPALNDPRIDKLPYSIRILLESAIRNCDNFQVKKEDVEKIIDWENTAPKQVEIPFKPARVLLQDFTGVPAVVDLACMRDAMNKLGSDSNKINPLVPVDLVIDHSVQVDVTRSENAVQANMEFEFQRNKERFAFLKWGSNAFHNMLVVPPGSGIVHQVNLEYLGRVVFNTDGILYPDSVVGTDSHTTMIDGLGVAGWGVGGIEAEAAMLGQPMSMVLPGVVGFKLSGKLHSGVTATDLVLTVTQMLRKHGVVGKFVEFYGDGMGELSLADRATIANMSPEYGATMGFFPVDHVTLQYLKLTGRSDETVEMIEGYLRANKMFVDYNEPQQERVYSSYLELNLADVEPCISGPKRPHDRVPLKEMKADWHSCLDNKVGFKGFAVPKEAQEKVAKFSFHGQPAELKHGSVVIAAITSCTNTSNPSVMLGAGLVAKKACELGLQVKPWVKTSLAPGSGVVTKYLSASGLQKYLNQQGFNIVGYGCTTCIGNSGELDESVASAISENDIVAAAVLSGNRNFEGRVHALTRANYLASPPLVVAYALAGTVDIDFEKEPIGTDKDGKSVYFKDIWPTTEEIAEVVQSSVLPDMFKSTYESITKGNPMWNQLSVPGGTLYSWDPNSTYIHEPPYFKDMTMDPPGAHGVKDAYCLLNFGDSITTDHISPAGSIHKDSPAAKYLLERAVERKDFNSYGSRRGNDEVMARGTFANIRIVNKLLNGEVGPKTIHVPSGEKLYVFDAAMKYKTAGQDTIILAGAEYGSGSSRDWAAKGPMLLGVKAVIAKSFERIHRSNLVGMGIIPLCFKTGEDADTLGLTGHERYTIDLPSKISDIRPGQDVTVTTDTGKSFTCTVRFDTEVELAYFNHGGILPYVIRNLIQQ